The window GGTATCTGGAGAAACAGATTACCGATGTTAAGGCAAAGGGAGGCAGTTTCTGGAACCTGACAAGAGAAACTGTTGGTATGCGTCTGATTGCAAAGCCCCCGGAGCGGGGAGATGGTAAAATTTTAACACCTTGATTTCACGGTTGAAGTTGCTATAAACCTGAAACGGCCCGAGATACAGATGAGTCTTATTTATATAAAGGAGGTATGATGAAAAGAGAAGTTACATCAATCGGCAAATTACCGGTGCTGGTAGTTTTTACGATTTTTAGTTGGGTATTGGTCTATGCCGGAGCCGACTCTCTTGTTGTAAATCATAGTCCTTTTGTTAAGGCGGTGGAACGAGCTATGCCGGCGGTGGTTAACATCTCAGCAGAGAAGGTGGTTAAGTTTTCCCGTGAGCAGATATTTCCTGATTTTGGCGGACCTTTTGATGAGTTCTTCAGGGAGTTTTTTCGGGGAATGCCAGTTCCCGAGCAGAATATCCGTACATTGGGCTCTGGGGTTATTGTCAGTTCTGATGGTTACATTGTTACCAATAACCATGTTATCGCTGGTTATGAAGATATCGTGGTAAAACTGGCGGACGGCACAGTTTTCAAGGGTGATGATGTTAAGGTTGTCGGCCGAGACCCACAAACCGACCTGGCGGTTTTGAAGGTTAATGCTACCAAGCCGTTGACGGCAATAAAGTATGCGGACCCGACAAGTATTAAGGTTGGGGATTGGGCGATAGCGATTGGCAACCCCTTCGGGCTGCAGGGAACGGTTACCGTGGGTGTGGTTTCAGCGACGGGCCGTTCGGGAATTCCTTTGCCGGAAGGGCCAACACGCCAGGATTTTATTCAGACCGATGCGGCGATAAACCCGGGAAATTCCGGTGGCGCACTGGTGAATATCAATGGTGAGTTGATCGGGATTAACACCGCCCTGAGTTCTCCGGTGGGCGCCAATGTTGGTGTTGGTTTTGCGGTGCCGGTTAGTTATGTGAAGTCGGTTGTGGAGCAGTTGATTGCTTACGGTAAGGTAATAAGGGGTTATCTCGGTGTTAGACCGCAGGTGATTAGCGAGAAAATCCGACAGGCTTTGAAACTTGATGACACAACCGGGGTGTTGATAAGTGAGGTTGTTGCAAATACACCAGCGGAAAAGGCGGGTTTACAGCCCGGTGATGTCATTGTGGCGATAAATGGCGAAAGTTTTGCCGGAGTGGAAAGTTTTCGTAAAAGGATAGCGGAGTTCAAGCCGGGAACAGAGGTAGTTTTAACCGTGATAAGAAATGGCAAACGGTTGACAAAAAAGGCGGTTCTAACAGAATTTCCCGAAGAGAGGGCGGAAACTACCCCAAGCGATAAGGAAAAAATTAAAGGCTGGCTGGGTATTAAGGTCGGGGAAATTTCACCGGAGGAAAAAAAGAGTGCCAATGTTGGTGATGGTGTGAAGGTTGTTGGGGTTGAGAAGGGGAGTCCGGCAGATAAGGCGGGAATTGAGGTTGGGGATTTGATTCTGAAGATGGGGGACGAAACGGTAAGAGGAGTAGATGAGTTTTACCGGCTTGCCGAAAAGTTGTCCGGGACAAAGGAGCCGCTGCTTTTGTATATTAAACGCGGTAACCAGCCGATGTTTGTTGCGGTTGAACCGTAAATCAAATAGACCCGATGTTGACGAACGGCGGAATTTTTGTCACAATATAAACTGATAAGGAGGTTTATAGCGTAGTTTTTCGTTTTAATGACAGAAGTTAGCAGTTTTATTTGTTGTTTATTTAATAAAGGGAAATCAGTTTTTTTCAATCTTCCCTCAAAAAAGAAGGGTGGTTTTTTATATTATGGATGTTTTTAAAGAAAGACCTTTGATACTTGATGGCAAAAAGGTGTCCCATATTGTCCGGGACGAACTGAAAGTTAAAGTGGCTTCATTAAGGAATAAAGGCGTTGTTCCGAAACTGGCGATTGTCATTGCCGGCGAGTATCCACCATCGCTTATCTATGTGGCAAATAAGGAACGGGCGTGCCAGTCTGTCGGCATTGAAGTAGAAACCTTTCGTTTTCGGGCAGATGTTGAACAGAAGCTGGTGCAGGAAACGATTGAGCGGTGTAACGAAGACCGGCGTACTCATGGTATTATACTGCAATTACCGCTGCCCGCGCA is drawn from candidate division WOR-3 bacterium and contains these coding sequences:
- a CDS encoding Do family serine endopeptidase, with amino-acid sequence MKREVTSIGKLPVLVVFTIFSWVLVYAGADSLVVNHSPFVKAVERAMPAVVNISAEKVVKFSREQIFPDFGGPFDEFFREFFRGMPVPEQNIRTLGSGVIVSSDGYIVTNNHVIAGYEDIVVKLADGTVFKGDDVKVVGRDPQTDLAVLKVNATKPLTAIKYADPTSIKVGDWAIAIGNPFGLQGTVTVGVVSATGRSGIPLPEGPTRQDFIQTDAAINPGNSGGALVNINGELIGINTALSSPVGANVGVGFAVPVSYVKSVVEQLIAYGKVIRGYLGVRPQVISEKIRQALKLDDTTGVLISEVVANTPAEKAGLQPGDVIVAINGESFAGVESFRKRIAEFKPGTEVVLTVIRNGKRLTKKAVLTEFPEERAETTPSDKEKIKGWLGIKVGEISPEEKKSANVGDGVKVVGVEKGSPADKAGIEVGDLILKMGDETVRGVDEFYRLAEKLSGTKEPLLLYIKRGNQPMFVAVEP